Proteins encoded in a region of the [Chlorobium] sp. 445 genome:
- a CDS encoding carbamoyl-phosphate synthase large subunit — MQDTFQTLLKKLPKEKLRKAKEFGFSDLQFAHLFGVSQADIRRVREYYGIKAVFKTIDTCAAEFDAQTPYYYSCYEEENESKPSRKKKIIILGGGPNRIGQGIEFDYCCVQAVFALKEAGYETIMINCNPETVSTDYDVADKLYFEPLTFEDTMNIIEHEKPEGIIVSFGGQTPLRLSTQLEEAGVKILGTSSKGIDIAEDREKFGKLLDELKIPHPAYGVATTYEEAKLITELIGYPVLVRPSYVLGGRAMQIIYNDETLKRYIDQALHVSDKYPLLIDKFLEHAVEYDVDAIADGKECIVAGLLQHVEAAGVHSGDSTSILPPISTPKHIIKTMKDYTRKLAKALKVVGLMNVQFAVQGEGKDAKVFVLEVNPRASRTVPFVAKATGMPIVKVACLLMIGEKLSKLKKKFDLKDCDALNLPYICIKEPVFPFSKFIKSGVYLGPEMRSTGEVMSFAKTFGEAFTKSALAAGSKLPTSGTVFVSVNDAHKTTHTAEIVRRYYNLGFDLVATSGTAEFLRNHGLECKTVFKVGEGRPNIFDIIRLGRVQFVINTPLGEKARYDEEAIGTASILSGVPYATTIETAEAAIAGIEQLRKEKFSVKSLQEYLSYKNKRKKKS; from the coding sequence ATGCAAGACACCTTTCAAACGCTCCTCAAAAAACTTCCGAAAGAAAAACTGCGTAAAGCCAAAGAGTTTGGATTTTCCGACTTGCAATTTGCTCATCTCTTTGGTGTCTCACAAGCCGACATCCGTCGAGTGCGAGAGTATTACGGCATAAAAGCCGTCTTCAAAACCATTGATACCTGCGCTGCCGAGTTTGATGCGCAAACGCCCTACTATTACTCCTGCTACGAAGAAGAAAATGAATCCAAGCCAAGTAGGAAAAAGAAAATCATCATCTTGGGCGGTGGACCAAACCGCATCGGGCAAGGCATTGAGTTTGATTACTGCTGCGTGCAAGCCGTCTTTGCGCTCAAAGAAGCAGGCTATGAAACTATTATGATTAACTGCAACCCAGAGACGGTGTCAACGGATTATGATGTCGCCGATAAACTCTACTTTGAGCCGCTGACCTTTGAGGATACCATGAACATCATTGAGCATGAAAAGCCTGAAGGGATTATCGTCAGTTTCGGTGGTCAAACGCCACTGCGGCTGTCGACGCAACTTGAAGAAGCTGGTGTGAAAATTTTAGGCACATCCTCAAAAGGCATTGACATCGCAGAAGATCGAGAAAAATTCGGCAAGCTCTTAGATGAACTTAAAATTCCACATCCCGCCTACGGCGTAGCAACAACCTACGAAGAAGCCAAACTGATTACTGAACTCATCGGCTATCCTGTCTTAGTGCGTCCGAGTTATGTCTTGGGTGGCAGAGCCATGCAAATTATTTACAACGATGAGACGCTCAAGCGCTACATTGATCAAGCCTTGCATGTCTCTGATAAATATCCATTGCTCATCGATAAATTTTTGGAGCATGCCGTGGAATATGATGTGGATGCTATCGCCGATGGGAAAGAGTGTATTGTCGCAGGGCTCTTGCAGCATGTGGAAGCAGCAGGTGTGCACAGTGGCGATTCAACATCGATTTTGCCGCCCATTAGCACACCGAAGCACATTATCAAAACGATGAAAGATTACACGCGCAAACTTGCAAAAGCCTTGAAAGTCGTGGGGCTAATGAATGTGCAGTTTGCTGTGCAAGGCGAAGGCAAAGATGCAAAAGTCTTTGTGCTGGAAGTCAATCCGCGAGCAAGTCGAACCGTGCCGTTTGTGGCAAAAGCAACGGGAATGCCGATTGTCAAAGTAGCTTGCCTGCTGATGATTGGCGAAAAGCTCTCTAAGCTCAAGAAGAAATTTGACCTCAAAGATTGCGATGCGCTGAATTTGCCTTACATCTGTATCAAAGAGCCAGTGTTTCCTTTCTCAAAATTTATTAAGTCAGGCGTTTATCTCGGTCCAGAGATGCGCTCTACAGGTGAAGTGATGAGTTTTGCAAAAACCTTTGGCGAAGCCTTCACTAAATCGGCTTTAGCTGCAGGCAGTAAATTGCCGACCAGCGGCACGGTCTTTGTCAGTGTCAATGATGCACACAAAACCACACATACCGCCGAGATTGTGCGACGCTACTACAATCTGGGGTTTGACCTCGTGGCTACGAGCGGCACCGCAGAGTTTTTGCGCAATCACGGTTTGGAGTGTAAAACGGTCTTCAAAGTCGGTGAAGGCAGACCAAACATCTTTGACATTATTCGCTTGGGCAGAGTGCAGTTTGTCATCAATACGCCGCTTGGTGAAAAAGCGCGCTATGACGAAGAAGCCATTGGAACAGCATCGATTCTCTCTGGCGTGCCTTATGCGACAACGATTGAAACTGCTGAAGCAGCTATTGCAGGTATAGAGCAACTGCGCAAAGAAAAGTTCAGCGTCAAAAGCTTGCAAGAGTATTTAAGCTATAAAAACAAGCGCAAGAAAAAATCTTAG
- the lspA gene encoding signal peptidase II codes for MQIFLIALVVIALDQLTKYIAKTQLGEGSAPVPLIADWLKLTYTENSGIAFGIDLGGRVVVTTLSIIATLGICYYLYRTQRKNIYYRLAFGLIVGGAIGNLIDRALYGQVVDFIHFDIYNGVLFGKYVSLWPIFNVADAAITIGVAVMFIWYRHVFEDESAAQTSAVENPPSVEATPNANAPSEPANPQT; via the coding sequence ATGCAGATATTTCTCATTGCCTTAGTTGTGATTGCACTCGATCAACTAACGAAATATATTGCTAAAACACAACTTGGCGAAGGCTCTGCACCTGTGCCACTCATTGCCGATTGGCTAAAACTGACCTACACCGAAAATTCAGGTATCGCTTTCGGCATTGATTTGGGCGGACGCGTGGTTGTAACTACACTGTCTATCATTGCCACACTTGGTATTTGCTACTACCTTTACCGCACACAGCGAAAGAATATCTACTATCGTTTGGCATTTGGGCTTATCGTGGGTGGCGCAATCGGCAATTTGATTGATCGAGCACTTTATGGGCAGGTCGTCGACTTCATTCACTTTGACATTTACAATGGGGTTTTGTTTGGTAAGTATGTGTCGCTCTGGCCCATTTTCAATGTTGCTGATGCCGCTATTACGATAGGCGTTGCGGTGATGTTTATTTGGTATCGTCACGTCTTTGAAGATGAGTCAGCAGCGCAGACAAGCGCCGTAGAAAATCCTCCGTCAGTTGAAGCAACACCGAATGCTAACGCTCCAAGTGAGCCAGCAAATCCACAGACCTAA
- a CDS encoding phosphoribosylaminoimidazolesuccinocarboxamide synthase, producing MAKGNLLYEGKAKKVFSTTNPALVIQEFKDDATAFNAEKRGVIAGKGIVNNELSCFFFAYLTDYGIPTHFVSKVSEREMLCKKLDIIKIEVVTRNIAAGSLVKRYGLREGEELCYPITEFYFKNDALGDPMLNDDHATVLGLATYEELEKLRQLASKINALLQDFLLQKRLKLVDFKLEFGRYFTPEGKVDILLGDEISPDTCRLWDAETNQKLDKDRFRFDLGGVEEAYQEVRRRILG from the coding sequence ATTGCAAAAGGCAATTTGCTCTATGAAGGCAAAGCAAAAAAAGTCTTTTCGACCACAAATCCCGCCCTCGTCATTCAAGAGTTCAAAGATGATGCGACTGCGTTCAATGCAGAAAAGCGTGGTGTCATTGCAGGCAAGGGAATTGTCAACAACGAACTGTCATGCTTTTTCTTTGCATATCTAACGGACTATGGTATTCCAACGCACTTTGTCAGCAAAGTCTCGGAGCGTGAAATGCTCTGCAAAAAGTTAGACATTATCAAAATCGAAGTTGTAACGCGCAACATTGCGGCAGGCTCGCTGGTCAAACGCTATGGCTTGAGAGAAGGTGAAGAGCTGTGCTATCCAATTACCGAATTTTATTTTAAGAATGATGCGCTCGGCGATCCCATGCTCAACGATGATCATGCAACGGTGCTGGGATTAGCAACCTACGAGGAACTAGAAAAACTGCGCCAACTTGCCTCGAAAATCAATGCACTCCTACAAGATTTCTTGCTGCAAAAGCGCTTGAAACTCGTAGACTTTAAGTTAGAGTTTGGTAGGTATTTCACACCTGAGGGTAAAGTCGATATCTTGCTGGGCGATGAAATTAGTCCCGATACCTGTCGGCTTTGGGATGCCGAGACGAACCAAAAACTCGATAAAGACCGCTTTCGGTTTGATCTAGGTGGCGTCGAAGAAGCCTACCAGGAAGTAAGACGGCGCATCTTAGGCTAA
- a CDS encoding cytochrome C biogenesis protein: MIESIFIINFVLPLLYLIAAMLYIADFFKSDFALARLKRYMLLFAAGTHFTYLCLLTLFYHALPIANVYQLMTTVALTLIVVYLFIEITTSESSTGGFIALTALVFQTISSLFMLSHIPSDMSVTSPLLSFHILAAILGYSAIVIAGVYSSLYMLLFRQIQVNRFGAFFERLPNLETLETMSLRAVLFGFIFLTFAFIAGVLWIPESQGRFSFRDAKLIGLIMVWLIYGISLLLRERLGWQGKRMALLLTLGFLFSFLSITALNLFSPRFHSLN, from the coding sequence ATGATAGAGAGCATTTTTATCATCAACTTTGTTTTGCCACTGCTCTATCTGATTGCGGCAATGCTTTACATCGCAGATTTTTTCAAAAGCGATTTCGCCTTGGCGCGCCTCAAGCGATATATGCTCCTTTTCGCGGCTGGCACACACTTCACCTATCTTTGCTTGCTGACACTTTTTTATCATGCGCTGCCAATTGCAAACGTCTATCAATTGATGACCACGGTCGCCCTGACTCTGATTGTCGTCTATCTCTTCATTGAAATCACGACAAGCGAAAGCAGCACAGGCGGATTTATAGCACTTACAGCCCTTGTTTTTCAGACGATTTCATCACTTTTTATGCTTTCGCATATTCCTTCTGACATGAGCGTTACAAGTCCGCTGCTGTCTTTTCACATCCTTGCCGCCATTTTAGGCTACAGCGCTATTGTGATTGCTGGTGTCTACAGCTCGCTTTACATGTTGCTCTTTCGCCAAATTCAGGTCAATCGGTTTGGTGCATTTTTCGAACGCCTACCTAACCTTGAAACGCTTGAAACCATGAGCCTGCGCGCAGTGTTGTTTGGATTTATCTTTCTCACTTTTGCCTTCATTGCAGGTGTGCTCTGGATTCCAGAGTCGCAAGGGCGCTTCAGCTTCAGAGATGCAAAACTTATCGGTCTGATTATGGTTTGGTTGATTTACGGAATAAGCCTACTTTTGAGAGAGCGTTTAGGCTGGCAGGGCAAACGCATGGCACTCTTGCTTACGCTGGGCTTTTTGTTTTCGTTTCTTTCTATCACGGCGTTGAATTTGTTCTCGCCGCGTTTTCACAGTCTTAACTAA
- a CDS encoding pantetheine-phosphate adenylyltransferase, translating into MMKQAIYPGTFDPFTFGHIDVLERALNIFDEVSIVVAVNSQKKTLFTIEERVAMIQESLSSYERVRVERFEGGLLIEYAKQRGACAIIRGLRQVADFEYEFQLALMNRHLYPGVTTVFLMPNEKYTYLTSSIIREVASLGGDVADFVPPPVLRALQHKFQVANTK; encoded by the coding sequence ATCATGAAACAAGCTATTTATCCGGGGACATTTGACCCATTTACGTTTGGACATATCGATGTACTGGAACGTGCACTTAATATCTTTGACGAAGTGAGCATTGTGGTAGCTGTCAATAGTCAAAAGAAAACACTTTTTACGATTGAAGAGCGTGTGGCGATGATCCAAGAATCCCTTTCAAGTTATGAGCGCGTGCGTGTCGAGAGGTTTGAGGGTGGATTGCTCATTGAGTATGCCAAGCAGCGTGGCGCTTGTGCCATCATTCGTGGGCTAAGACAAGTAGCAGATTTTGAGTATGAGTTTCAGCTTGCGTTGATGAATCGACATTTGTATCCCGGAGTAACAACCGTATTTCTGATGCCAAACGAAAAATATACCTATCTAACCTCTTCAATCATTCGCGAGGTAGCCAGTTTAGGCGGTGATGTTGCTGACTTTGTCCCGCCGCCAGTCCTGCGCGCATTGCAGCACAAGTTTCAGGTTGCAAATACAAAATGA
- the rsmD gene encoding 16S rRNA (guanine(966)-N(2))-methyltransferase RsmD — protein sequence MRIIAGKFKRQVIHTIRGEAVRPTTDRVRQALFDTLAARMNFEDIDVLDLFAGSGILGIEALSRGALRCTFVEQNRKTMQGLAQSIKLLQLEEQTQLVQTDALRFLEQTTAHYDLIFADPPYKFEHYHELLDKIFSRNLLAGYLAMEHHKRKDFSARAEFLFCKEFGTTVVSFFSAKQTS from the coding sequence GTGCGCATTATTGCAGGCAAATTTAAGCGGCAAGTTATTCACACCATCCGAGGTGAAGCGGTAAGACCAACAACCGACCGCGTGCGTCAAGCGCTCTTCGACACGTTGGCAGCACGCATGAATTTTGAGGACATAGACGTGCTCGATCTTTTTGCAGGCAGTGGTATTTTGGGCATTGAAGCACTTAGCCGTGGGGCTTTGCGTTGCACATTCGTGGAGCAAAACCGAAAGACGATGCAGGGACTTGCGCAGAGCATAAAATTACTTCAACTCGAAGAGCAAACTCAACTCGTGCAAACCGACGCCTTGCGATTCTTAGAACAAACTACGGCACACTATGACCTCATCTTTGCCGACCCTCCTTACAAATTTGAACACTATCACGAATTGCTGGACAAAATTTTTTCTCGCAATTTACTGGCAGGCTATCTGGCTATGGAGCATCATAAGCGCAAGGATTTTTCGGCACGTGCAGAGTTTCTCTTTTGCAAAGAATTTGGAACAACCGTCGTGAGTTTTTTCTCAGCAAAGCAGACAAGTTGA